From Actinoplanes oblitus, a single genomic window includes:
- a CDS encoding DUF4360 domain-containing protein, with protein MFRQLTAGAAMLASLVVATPAHATPLPTPDEMMIINVVNANGSGCPDKSAKITVSPDNTAFTVTYSDYTAQVGPESTPLDFRKNCQIALDIKVPSGFTFAIASADYRGYASLAKGAWAQEAANYYFQGHSQTTRIEHNFKGPFDDNWQRNDQVGIASLSFLPCGERRYLNINTDLRVNRGSSDAHKYTSFISMDSTDAAINTVYRVAWKRC; from the coding sequence ATGTTCCGTCAACTGACCGCCGGCGCGGCGATGCTCGCCTCGCTCGTCGTGGCCACGCCCGCTCACGCCACGCCGCTGCCCACGCCGGACGAGATGATGATCATCAACGTGGTGAACGCGAACGGATCCGGATGCCCGGACAAGTCCGCGAAGATCACCGTGTCGCCGGACAACACCGCGTTCACGGTGACCTACTCGGACTACACGGCTCAGGTCGGGCCGGAATCAACACCACTGGATTTCCGAAAGAATTGCCAGATCGCGCTGGACATCAAGGTGCCGTCCGGATTCACGTTCGCGATCGCCAGCGCGGACTATCGCGGATACGCCAGCCTGGCGAAGGGCGCGTGGGCGCAGGAGGCCGCCAACTACTACTTCCAGGGGCATTCCCAGACGACCCGGATCGAGCACAACTTCAAGGGCCCGTTCGATGACAACTGGCAGCGCAACGACCAGGTCGGGATCGCCTCGCTGAGCTTCCTGCCGTGCGGGGAGCGCCGCTATCTGAACATCAACACCGACCTGCGGGTCAACCGCGGGTCGTCGGACGCGCACAAGTACACCAGCTTCATCTCGATGGACTCCACCGACGCCGCGATCAACACGGTGTACCGGGTCGCCTGGAAGCGCTGCTAG
- a CDS encoding effector-associated constant component EACC1 produces the protein MDVRVTVAGDDAADQLLGLRAWLLREDALRGAVSLCVASVARGELGTGTDTLQVVAGSVSSAFVASLVAWLRTRVGAVRLVMRDREGAEITLEARTVRALDTAGLAELTSTLTSAVEATGEQKRSEKDKKR, from the coding sequence ATGGACGTGCGGGTCACCGTGGCCGGCGACGACGCGGCCGACCAGTTGCTGGGCCTGCGCGCCTGGCTCCTCCGGGAGGATGCCCTCCGTGGTGCGGTGAGCCTGTGCGTGGCCTCTGTCGCGCGGGGCGAACTGGGCACCGGCACCGACACCCTGCAGGTCGTCGCCGGCTCGGTGTCCAGCGCGTTCGTCGCCTCGCTGGTCGCCTGGCTGCGCACCCGGGTCGGCGCGGTGCGGCTGGTGATGCGTGACCGGGAGGGTGCGGAGATCACCCTGGAAGCCCGGACGGTGCGGGCCCTGGACACGGCCGGCCTCGCCGAGCTGACGAGCACGCTGACTAGCGCCGTCGAGGCCACCGGAGAGCAGAAACGGAGCGAAAAGGACAAGAAACGGTGA